The following are encoded together in the Chloroflexota bacterium genome:
- a CDS encoding D-cysteine desulfhydrase family protein, with translation MNTRDPAPVSVADLRRRISALPRFHLTDLPTPFEELTNLRQAIGGPRVFIKRDDLTHSALGGNKNRKFEFEVADALQQGCDVIMWGGGVRQSNHARQCAAAARKAGLDVVLVLNRGIHGDDRQGNRLLTELLGADVRQVDSDEMFGVEEEMDRVERELRAKGRRPYIVGYSPLTAVGYVECLIETVEQAAERGVSLSHVYVASGGGTQAGLELGVRALGLDLQIRGFTPLRVPGGRTPEQARMANMTAELLGLDLTLDAAEISNTDAYMGPRYAGATPDGIEAIKLLARIEGVFLEPVYTAKAFAALLDDVRSGDLSEQDAVAFMHTGGTPLIFAYAEELSAG, from the coding sequence ATGAACACCCGCGATCCGGCGCCGGTGTCGGTGGCCGATCTGCGACGCCGGATTTCGGCCCTGCCGCGCTTTCACCTCACCGACCTGCCCACGCCGTTCGAGGAGCTGACCAATCTCCGCCAGGCGATCGGCGGGCCGCGTGTCTTCATCAAGCGCGACGACCTGACCCACAGCGCCCTGGGCGGCAACAAGAACCGCAAGTTCGAGTTCGAGGTGGCCGACGCCCTGCAGCAGGGCTGCGACGTGATCATGTGGGGCGGTGGCGTGCGCCAGTCCAACCATGCGCGCCAGTGCGCGGCGGCGGCGCGCAAGGCCGGGCTGGACGTCGTGTTGGTGCTGAACCGCGGCATCCACGGCGACGACCGGCAGGGCAACCGCCTGCTCACCGAGCTGCTGGGCGCCGACGTGCGGCAGGTGGACAGCGACGAGATGTTCGGCGTCGAGGAGGAGATGGACCGGGTCGAGCGGGAGCTGCGCGCCAAGGGCCGCCGTCCCTACATCGTCGGCTACAGCCCGCTCACCGCCGTTGGATATGTCGAGTGTCTGATTGAAACCGTGGAGCAGGCGGCCGAGCGCGGCGTCTCCCTCAGCCATGTCTACGTCGCGTCCGGCGGGGGCACGCAGGCCGGGCTTGAGCTTGGCGTGCGGGCGCTGGGCCTGGACCTCCAGATCCGGGGCTTCACGCCGCTGCGCGTGCCCGGCGGGCGCACGCCCGAGCAGGCCCGGATGGCGAACATGACAGCGGAACTCCTGGGGCTGGACTTGACGCTCGATGCCGCCGAGATTTCGAACACCGACGCCTACATGGGGCCGAGATATGCAGGGGCCACGCCGGACGGCATCGAGGCGATCAAGCTGCTCGCGCGGATCGAGGGCGTGTTCCTGGAGCCGGTCTATACGGCCAAGGCCTTCGCCGCGCTGCTGGACGACGTGCGCAGCGGCGATCTGAGCGAGCAGGACGCCGTGGCCTTCATGCACACCGGCGGCACGCCGCTGATCTTTGCCTACGCGGAGGAGCTCAGCGCCGGGTAG
- a CDS encoding VOC family protein has product MAITIGHTGVVVRDLPLMERFYGEILGLQETRRVVREGPFIDGITGLTGVVLQAVILGTPEHPNGVELIKYPNHPSAIVPKGPNGHGMNHIHFIVDDLDPILAALEGLGLDYWGSPQDWPDTWKRVVYAKDPESNVIEFTERL; this is encoded by the coding sequence GTGGCAATCACGATAGGGCATACGGGAGTCGTCGTGCGCGATCTGCCGCTCATGGAGCGGTTCTACGGCGAGATCTTGGGCTTGCAGGAAACCCGCCGCGTCGTCCGCGAGGGACCGTTCATCGACGGCATCACGGGTCTCACCGGCGTTGTGTTGCAGGCCGTGATCCTGGGCACGCCGGAGCATCCCAACGGCGTCGAGCTGATCAAGTATCCGAATCATCCCTCGGCCATCGTGCCCAAGGGGCCCAATGGCCACGGCATGAATCACATCCACTTCATCGTCGACGACTTGGACCCGATCCTCGCCGCCCTGGAGGGCCTGGGCCTGGACTACTGGGGATCGCCGCAGGACTGGCCGGACACGTGGAAGCGCGTGGTCTACGCCAAGGACCCCGAAAGCAACGTCATCGAGTTCACCGAGCGGCTGTAG
- a CDS encoding zinc dependent phospholipase C family protein, whose translation MALSRAHLQLAVEAVDRMGGPLRRVIDAHFSNFCVGAVAPDARDRTATGRAATHFFEFREPSTWGRATAELFAARSALARPDHVADEQAAYVAGYLAHLAVDEVFVLFCGEYARRADRAATVGLTYALERGWDDPSGALARAAGSVHPFDPGGIDLIVAAEPLSKLTRWVHLLALATSPAEIVRVFDRADGRPDDPAEAERIAAERVSTGRELFGNDVAERFAALAADEIDRRLTAYERGDGARYDSPSLRAGFETAPPAASGDARA comes from the coding sequence ATGGCCCTGTCGCGTGCGCACTTGCAGCTTGCCGTCGAGGCGGTCGACCGCATGGGCGGACCGCTGCGGCGAGTGATCGACGCGCACTTCAGCAACTTTTGCGTCGGCGCGGTGGCTCCTGACGCGCGCGATCGCACCGCGACGGGCCGCGCGGCCACCCACTTCTTTGAGTTTCGCGAGCCGTCCACCTGGGGACGCGCGACAGCGGAGCTGTTCGCCGCCCGGTCTGCGCTGGCGCGACCTGACCACGTAGCCGACGAGCAAGCCGCCTATGTAGCCGGCTATCTGGCACATCTTGCGGTGGACGAAGTCTTCGTCCTCTTCTGCGGTGAGTATGCGCGGCGCGCCGACAGGGCCGCTACCGTGGGACTCACCTACGCCCTGGAGCGCGGCTGGGACGACCCATCGGGGGCTCTGGCGCGGGCGGCGGGCTCGGTGCATCCGTTCGATCCGGGCGGGATCGACCTGATCGTCGCCGCGGAGCCACTGTCGAAACTGACGCGGTGGGTGCATCTGCTGGCGCTCGCGACCAGCCCGGCGGAGATTGTGCGTGTGTTCGACCGCGCCGACGGACGACCGGACGATCCAGCCGAGGCCGAGCGCATCGCCGCCGAGCGTGTGTCCACCGGGCGGGAGCTATTCGGCAACGACGTGGCGGAGCGGTTCGCGGCGCTGGCCGCGGACGAGATCGACCGGCGCCTGACGGCCTACGAGCGCGGCGACGGGGCGCGCTACGATTCGCCATCCCTGCGGGCCGGTTTCGAGACCGCGCCGCCAGCCGCATCCGGAGACGCCCGTGCATGA
- a CDS encoding D-aminoacylase, which translates to MHDLVIRDASIVDGTGAPGYRGSVAIDGTRIAAVGLVPDRGTREIDAGGRVVCPGFIDVHTHSDLMLLAEPAHEPKVHQGVTTDLLGLDGIGYAPLADDLQTSFRDYFAALNGDPPISCDWSTVAGWLDTFEGAAACNAAHHVPHGCVRAALVRWEDRQATPEELRAMQQITHEAFQDGAIALSTGLDYKPCAFADTDELVALSEVAAEFGAPYVPHMRYILGMRDAIRETMAIGRRAGCPVHISHYISSGQRWWENLDEADRGIRAGVSLSFDTYAYPAGSSLLHFSFPDWALEGGPQEMLRRLEDADTRARIATEMANRAGDNALEVDRALLSSMPAGPNRHLEGRMLGEVADERDREPHAFLVDLVREERGRAASVFFNDQTDDDFAQIMRHPSHMVGSDAILLGDAPHPRTYGTYPRFLGRWARELGVVSLEAMVRRMTGMPAARFGLVDRGILAPGMAADVVVFDADTVIDNATFEQPRRLPTGIDYVIVNGTPVIDDGRHTGATPGRGLRRGRPTE; encoded by the coding sequence GTGCATGACCTGGTGATTCGTGACGCGAGCATCGTCGACGGCACGGGCGCGCCCGGCTACCGCGGCAGCGTGGCCATCGACGGGACACGCATCGCTGCCGTGGGGCTGGTCCCGGATCGAGGCACGCGTGAGATCGACGCCGGCGGCCGCGTGGTCTGCCCGGGATTCATCGACGTGCACACGCACTCGGACCTGATGCTGCTGGCCGAGCCGGCGCACGAACCCAAGGTGCACCAGGGCGTCACGACCGATCTGCTGGGACTTGACGGGATCGGCTACGCGCCGCTGGCCGACGACTTGCAGACTTCCTTCCGCGACTACTTCGCCGCGCTCAACGGCGATCCGCCGATCAGCTGCGACTGGTCTACCGTCGCCGGCTGGCTGGACACGTTCGAAGGCGCGGCGGCCTGCAACGCAGCGCATCACGTGCCGCATGGATGCGTGCGGGCGGCCCTGGTCAGATGGGAAGACCGGCAAGCCACACCCGAAGAGCTGCGCGCGATGCAGCAGATCACGCACGAGGCGTTCCAGGACGGGGCCATCGCGCTCTCGACGGGCCTCGACTACAAGCCGTGCGCCTTTGCCGACACCGATGAGCTCGTGGCGTTGAGCGAGGTGGCGGCCGAATTCGGCGCGCCCTACGTGCCGCACATGCGCTACATCCTCGGCATGCGCGACGCCATCCGGGAGACCATGGCCATCGGCCGGCGGGCGGGATGCCCGGTCCACATCTCGCACTACATCAGCAGCGGTCAGCGCTGGTGGGAGAACCTGGACGAGGCGGACCGCGGCATCCGCGCCGGCGTGTCGCTGTCGTTCGACACCTATGCCTATCCCGCCGGCAGCTCGCTGCTGCACTTTTCGTTCCCTGACTGGGCGCTCGAAGGTGGGCCGCAGGAGATGCTGCGCCGCCTGGAGGACGCCGATACGCGGGCGCGGATCGCGACGGAGATGGCCAATCGCGCCGGCGACAACGCGCTTGAAGTCGACCGCGCGCTGCTGTCGAGCATGCCGGCCGGTCCCAATCGCCACCTGGAGGGCCGCATGCTCGGCGAGGTGGCCGACGAGCGGGACCGGGAGCCGCATGCGTTCCTCGTCGACCTGGTGCGGGAGGAGCGCGGGCGCGCGGCGTCGGTGTTCTTCAACGACCAGACGGACGACGACTTCGCGCAGATCATGCGCCATCCAAGCCACATGGTGGGCAGCGACGCCATCCTGCTGGGCGACGCGCCGCACCCACGCACCTACGGCACCTACCCGCGCTTCCTGGGTCGCTGGGCGCGCGAGCTTGGCGTCGTTTCGCTCGAAGCCATGGTGCGGCGCATGACGGGCATGCCGGCGGCGCGCTTTGGCCTGGTGGACCGCGGAATCCTTGCCCCGGGCATGGCGGCCGACGTGGTGGTATTCGACGCGGACACCGTCATCGACAACGCCACCTTCGAACAGCCGCGGCGACTGCCGACCGGCATCGACTACGTGATCGTCAACGGCACGCCCGTGATCGACGACGGCCGGCACACGGGCGCGACGCCGGGTCGGGGCTTGCGCCGGGGCCGGCCCACCGAGTGA
- the glmS gene encoding glutamine--fructose-6-phosphate transaminase (isomerizing) translates to MCGIVGYLGHEPASGHILTGLRALEYRGYDSAGLAVLGPDGISVRRRAGRLHDLEALVEAQPVEGTMGIGHTRWATHGAATDANAHPHRDGSGRVVIVHNGITDNFADLRDRLLASGHAFSSETDTEVIAHLIGLELEAGADLASAVGAAVQQLEGAHAIVALSPDVPDVLVAARRGAAGGLVVGRNGEASCIASDLVAVIRHTHRVQVVEADEMAVVHADRAAQITDLRLRPRTRAMIDIPWDPLSIAKAGHKHFLAKEIHEQPTTLASVIRPRITLDPIELRFPSFRLPMPAAEIERVVLVGSGTAWHAGLIGRDYIEDFAGLPATCEIASEFAYRASPLSPRTLVVAITQSGETADVLAAIGRAKRGGATVVGIVNVVGSEATRQADAVMYMHAGPEVSVAATKTFTSQLASLHLLACQLGVARGVLSQEELRHHLAALAHVPEHVERALTCEPQIESLARRFHRFRDFLYIGRGQAFPLALEGALKLKEISYIHAEGYAAGELKHGPIALAESDVPVVAVATAGPLRDKTLNAVEQVRARGAPVILIATEGDEQAGATADEVVYVPKTAEAVAPIVTAIPLQLLAYHVAVWLGADIDQPRNLAKSVTVE, encoded by the coding sequence ATGTGCGGCATCGTCGGGTATCTCGGCCACGAGCCCGCCTCCGGCCACATCCTCACCGGCCTGCGCGCCCTGGAGTACCGGGGCTACGACTCGGCCGGCCTAGCCGTGCTGGGTCCGGACGGGATAAGCGTGCGTCGGCGGGCGGGTCGCCTGCACGACCTCGAGGCCCTGGTCGAGGCCCAGCCCGTCGAGGGCACGATGGGCATCGGCCACACCCGCTGGGCCACCCACGGCGCGGCGACCGACGCGAACGCGCATCCGCACCGCGATGGGTCGGGGCGCGTGGTCATCGTCCACAACGGCATCACCGATAACTTTGCCGATCTCCGCGACCGGCTGCTGGCATCCGGCCACGCGTTCAGCTCGGAAACCGACACCGAGGTCATTGCCCACCTGATCGGACTTGAGCTGGAGGCGGGCGCCGACCTGGCCAGCGCCGTCGGAGCCGCCGTGCAGCAACTCGAAGGGGCTCACGCCATCGTGGCGCTGTCGCCCGACGTGCCGGACGTGCTGGTCGCGGCGCGCCGGGGCGCGGCCGGGGGTCTCGTCGTGGGCCGCAACGGGGAAGCTTCATGTATCGCTTCGGACCTGGTGGCGGTGATTCGCCACACGCACAGAGTCCAAGTCGTCGAGGCCGACGAGATGGCCGTGGTGCACGCCGACCGTGCGGCGCAAATCACCGACCTCCGGCTGCGGCCGCGCACGCGGGCCATGATCGACATTCCCTGGGACCCGCTCTCGATTGCCAAGGCCGGCCACAAGCACTTCCTCGCCAAGGAGATCCACGAGCAGCCGACCACCCTGGCGTCGGTGATTCGCCCACGCATCACGCTCGATCCGATCGAGCTGAGGTTTCCGTCCTTCCGGCTGCCCATGCCCGCCGCCGAAATCGAGCGCGTGGTGCTGGTTGGCAGCGGCACGGCCTGGCACGCCGGTTTGATTGGGCGGGACTACATCGAGGACTTTGCCGGCTTGCCCGCGACCTGTGAGATCGCCTCGGAGTTTGCCTATCGCGCGAGCCCGCTGAGCCCGCGCACCCTGGTCGTCGCGATCACGCAGTCCGGTGAGACCGCGGACGTGCTGGCCGCCATTGGGCGCGCGAAGCGGGGCGGGGCAACGGTGGTGGGCATCGTCAACGTGGTGGGCAGCGAGGCGACGCGCCAGGCGGACGCGGTGATGTATATGCACGCGGGCCCGGAAGTGAGCGTGGCCGCGACGAAGACCTTCACCTCCCAGTTGGCGTCGCTACATTTGCTGGCGTGCCAGCTCGGCGTCGCCCGCGGCGTGCTCAGCCAGGAGGAACTGCGGCACCACCTCGCCGCGTTGGCGCACGTGCCGGAGCACGTCGAACGCGCGCTGACCTGCGAGCCGCAAATCGAGTCCCTGGCTCGCCGCTTCCACCGCTTCCGCGACTTCCTCTATATCGGGCGCGGTCAGGCGTTTCCGCTGGCGCTCGAAGGCGCGCTGAAACTCAAGGAAATCTCATACATCCACGCGGAGGGCTACGCCGCCGGCGAGCTCAAGCACGGCCCCATCGCCCTGGCCGAGTCCGACGTGCCGGTGGTCGCCGTCGCCACTGCGGGTCCCCTGCGGGACAAGACGCTCAACGCCGTCGAGCAAGTGCGGGCGCGCGGCGCCCCGGTGATCCTGATTGCCACCGAGGGCGACGAGCAGGCGGGCGCGACGGCCGACGAGGTGGTCTACGTCCCCAAGACGGCGGAGGCGGTGGCGCCGATCGTCACCGCGATCCCGCTCCAGTTGCTGGCCTATCACGTGGCCGTATGGCTGGGAGCGGACATCGATCAGCCGCGCAATCTCGCCAAGTCCGTGACGGTCGAGTAG
- a CDS encoding septum formation initiator family protein produces MASRTQFLLRSLAMLALIAVLVVIIQEASGSSTQQVAQQRVEELQQRISAAELENQRLDEQLQYARSLPALREMAKRELGLVNPGDQAVVLQGQVEDRPRPAPLPIPTVPPPEPEPIELGYLGGWMALLFGGD; encoded by the coding sequence GTGGCCTCGCGGACGCAATTCCTGCTCCGGTCGCTGGCGATGCTGGCGCTGATCGCCGTCCTGGTGGTGATCATCCAGGAGGCCAGCGGTTCATCCACCCAGCAGGTGGCTCAGCAGCGCGTCGAAGAGTTGCAGCAGCGGATCAGCGCCGCCGAACTCGAGAATCAACGCCTCGACGAGCAGTTGCAATACGCCCGCTCATTGCCGGCGTTGCGGGAGATGGCCAAGCGCGAGCTCGGGCTGGTGAACCCCGGGGACCAGGCCGTGGTGCTTCAGGGCCAGGTGGAGGACCGCCCCCGACCGGCGCCGCTGCCGATCCCGACGGTGCCTCCGCCCGAGCCCGAGCCGATCGAGCTTGGGTATCTCGGCGGTTGGATGGCGCTCCTGTTCGGCGGCGACTGA
- the dut gene encoding dUTP diphosphatase — translation MRVPIARVDPTLPLPRYATGGSVGFDLITRETTRIEPGAIGLVPANVIIAAPPGYMVLVAARSSTPRRTGLVAAHGVGIIDRDYCGPDDEIHVQFWNPTDKPIAVERGARIAQAILVRVETAEWVEGEPEGAESRGGFGSTGD, via the coding sequence ATGCGCGTGCCCATTGCGCGGGTCGATCCGACGCTTCCGCTGCCGCGCTACGCCACGGGAGGTTCCGTCGGCTTCGACCTGATCACGCGCGAGACCACGCGCATCGAGCCCGGCGCGATCGGCCTTGTGCCCGCGAACGTCATCATCGCCGCGCCCCCCGGGTATATGGTCCTCGTCGCCGCCCGCAGCAGCACCCCGCGGCGAACCGGCCTGGTCGCGGCTCACGGCGTCGGCATCATCGACCGCGACTATTGCGGGCCCGACGACGAGATTCACGTCCAATTCTGGAACCCCACCGACAAGCCGATAGCAGTGGAACGCGGGGCGCGCATCGCGCAGGCCATACTGGTTCGGGTGGAGACGGCGGAGTGGGTGGAAGGCGAACCGGAGGGTGCGGAGAGCCGTGGAGGATTCGGCAGCACCGGCGACTAG
- the tilS gene encoding tRNA lysidine(34) synthetase TilS, producing the protein MQDRVYAALANAGLGPDDLIVAAVSGGPDSMTLLDCLVAARRRGGPAVHVAHLNHGLRAEAAQVAEAVVGHARDAGLPVTAGTPHDYPVGETGRMPSEDAARRARWMFLRDVARRVGAVRIATGHTRNDQAETVIMNLARGSGLRGLAGMRANDGEILRPLLAVSRRDTAAYVQARHLVVDRDPLNETPRFRRNRIRHEALPLLDDIYPGAVNAIARGAEVLAGEIDGLPLYVQSADGRRMPLHPERAAVPEGLFPATLVAAVRAFGGRRQLGAAPLGAVARALREDTHGRWVDLTADTHAFVRDGAVVLYPERARDATWRPPVSLTVPGEARVPGGSVVAELIAGGPPWGHGVAVDGSTLDHQRLQGRTLTLRAPAPHERVHPARGEDTRDLARLLRSRGVTADIAASIPVLDVDGAAVCVPGVWRDHGFAPRPDARTVVALHARWDAIRPPEARA; encoded by the coding sequence GTGCAGGATCGCGTCTATGCGGCGTTGGCGAACGCCGGCCTGGGTCCCGACGACCTGATCGTCGCCGCCGTCTCGGGCGGACCGGATTCCATGACCTTGCTCGACTGCCTGGTCGCCGCCCGGCGCCGGGGCGGGCCGGCCGTGCACGTGGCGCACCTGAACCACGGACTGCGCGCCGAAGCCGCGCAGGTGGCGGAAGCCGTCGTCGGCCATGCGCGCGACGCCGGCCTGCCGGTGACCGCCGGCACACCCCACGACTATCCGGTTGGCGAGACGGGGCGCATGCCGTCCGAAGACGCCGCCCGCCGCGCCCGCTGGATGTTCCTCAGAGACGTTGCACGGCGCGTGGGGGCCGTGCGCATCGCCACGGGCCACACCCGCAACGACCAGGCCGAGACCGTGATCATGAACTTGGCTCGCGGATCCGGGCTGCGCGGGCTTGCGGGAATGCGGGCGAACGATGGCGAGATCCTGCGCCCGCTGCTCGCGGTTTCGCGCCGCGACACCGCCGCCTACGTGCAGGCCCGGCACCTGGTCGTCGACCGTGATCCGCTGAACGAGACGCCAAGGTTCCGACGCAATCGCATCCGACATGAAGCTCTGCCGCTGCTGGACGACATCTATCCGGGGGCGGTGAACGCCATCGCCCGCGGCGCCGAAGTTCTCGCGGGCGAGATCGACGGGCTTCCGCTCTACGTGCAGTCCGCCGACGGCCGGCGCATGCCGCTGCATCCGGAGCGCGCGGCGGTGCCGGAGGGTTTGTTTCCCGCGACGTTGGTCGCCGCCGTTCGCGCTTTTGGCGGCCGGCGACAGCTTGGAGCGGCGCCGCTGGGCGCCGTGGCCCGTGCGCTGCGCGAGGACACTCATGGGCGTTGGGTCGATCTGACGGCCGACACGCACGCCTTTGTCCGCGACGGGGCCGTGGTGCTGTACCCGGAGCGGGCGCGCGACGCGACGTGGCGACCGCCGGTTTCGCTGACCGTGCCTGGCGAGGCGCGAGTGCCCGGCGGCTCGGTCGTTGCCGAGCTGATCGCGGGCGGCCCACCTTGGGGGCATGGCGTGGCAGTGGACGGGAGCACGCTCGACCACCAGCGGCTGCAGGGCCGCACGCTGACGCTGCGCGCCCCGGCGCCGCATGAGCGCGTGCACCCGGCTCGCGGCGAGGACACGCGCGACCTCGCACGGCTGCTCCGCAGCCGCGGGGTGACCGCCGACATCGCCGCGAGTATTCCGGTGCTCGACGTCGACGGCGCGGCCGTCTGTGTGCCCGGCGTATGGCGGGACCATGGCTTTGCGCCGCGTCCGGACGCACGCACCGTCGTGGCGCTGCATGCGCGCTGGGATGCGATTCGCCCGCCGGAAGCACGGGCGTGA
- the ftsH gene encoding ATP-dependent zinc metalloprotease FtsH produces MNNRLVRNGFMYLVLAVAILVVLFVMFNPGQPNQQVVPISELLSRVEAASDSGSLPRIMVSDTRIVAAFDGNVTISAVVNERFDIDQALANRGLNVNGQQVAVQYETPSPAPTIISILTSILPLLIFVGLLVFMMRQAQGSNSQALSFGKSRPRMVTGNRPRVTFKDVQGVDEAKQELAEVVEFLKYPEKFTKIGAEIPRGVLLVGPPGTGKTHLSKAVAGEAGVPFFNISGSEFVEMFVGVGASRVRDLFEKAKQNSPSLVFVDEIDAVGRQRGAGLGGSHDEREQTLNQILVEMDGFDTDQTVIVLAATNRPDVLDPALLRPGRFDRRVVLDLPDIRGREAILRVHAREKPIEQDVDLGTIARQTPGFSGADLKNLLNEAAILAARRNRTTVGMFELEEAIDRVIAGPQRKSRVMSEHEKRVTAFHEIGHALVAHLLRRADPVYKVTILPRGQMGGYTRFLPSQDRHLLTKSEFEDQLAVAMGGHAAEVLVFGEMTTGPSNDIQMATEIARRMVTQYGMSTKLGPRAFGRREELVFLGRDIAEQRNYSEAVAETIDREVSQLIDDAHHRAQDMLARNRGLLEKLSETLIEVETLDAEAFERYVDEYQGRTPATQSDPQPAPPGPSPAPAAPASPPDPPAEPTPAPKQRPAEGAAG; encoded by the coding sequence ATGAATAACCGACTCGTGCGCAACGGGTTCATGTATCTCGTGCTGGCCGTGGCGATCCTGGTCGTGCTGTTCGTCATGTTCAATCCGGGACAGCCGAATCAGCAGGTCGTGCCGATCAGCGAACTGCTGAGCCGGGTCGAAGCCGCCTCCGACAGCGGCTCGCTGCCCCGAATCATGGTGAGCGACACGCGCATCGTGGCCGCGTTCGACGGCAACGTCACCATCAGCGCCGTGGTGAACGAACGTTTTGACATCGACCAGGCGCTCGCCAACCGAGGCCTCAACGTCAACGGCCAGCAGGTCGCCGTCCAATACGAGACGCCCAGCCCCGCCCCAACCATCATCAGCATCCTGACCTCGATCTTGCCGCTGCTGATTTTCGTCGGGTTGCTGGTATTCATGATGCGGCAAGCCCAAGGCTCGAATTCGCAGGCGCTGAGCTTCGGCAAGAGCCGCCCCCGCATGGTGACGGGCAACCGCCCGCGCGTGACGTTCAAGGACGTGCAGGGCGTGGACGAGGCGAAGCAGGAGCTGGCCGAGGTGGTCGAGTTCCTCAAGTACCCCGAGAAGTTCACCAAGATCGGTGCCGAGATCCCGCGCGGGGTGCTGCTGGTGGGCCCGCCGGGAACCGGCAAGACGCACTTGTCGAAAGCCGTCGCCGGGGAGGCCGGGGTGCCGTTCTTCAACATCAGCGGCTCCGAATTCGTGGAAATGTTCGTGGGCGTGGGCGCCTCGCGCGTGCGCGACCTGTTCGAGAAAGCCAAGCAGAACTCGCCGAGCCTGGTGTTCGTGGACGAAATCGACGCCGTGGGCCGGCAGCGGGGCGCGGGCCTGGGCGGGAGCCACGACGAGCGCGAGCAGACGCTGAACCAGATTCTCGTCGAGATGGACGGCTTTGACACCGATCAGACCGTGATCGTGCTGGCCGCGACCAACCGCCCGGACGTGCTGGACCCGGCGCTCCTGCGGCCCGGACGATTCGATCGTCGCGTGGTGCTGGATCTGCCGGACATTCGCGGGCGCGAAGCCATCTTGCGCGTGCACGCGCGCGAGAAGCCCATCGAACAGGACGTGGACCTGGGAACCATTGCGCGACAGACGCCCGGCTTCTCGGGCGCCGACCTGAAGAACCTGCTCAACGAGGCGGCCATTTTGGCCGCGCGCCGCAACCGCACGACGGTGGGCATGTTCGAGCTCGAGGAGGCCATCGACCGAGTGATCGCCGGTCCCCAGCGCAAGAGCCGGGTGATGAGCGAGCACGAGAAGCGCGTCACGGCCTTCCATGAGATCGGGCACGCGCTGGTGGCCCATCTGCTGCGGCGCGCCGACCCCGTCTACAAGGTCACGATCCTGCCCCGCGGTCAGATGGGGGGCTATACCCGGTTCCTGCCGTCGCAGGATCGACACCTGTTGACCAAGTCGGAGTTCGAGGACCAGCTGGCGGTGGCCATGGGCGGCCACGCCGCCGAAGTGCTGGTCTTTGGCGAGATGACCACCGGGCCGAGCAACGACATTCAGATGGCCACCGAGATCGCCCGTCGCATGGTCACGCAGTACGGCATGAGCACCAAGCTCGGTCCCCGGGCGTTTGGTCGCCGGGAAGAACTGGTGTTCCTGGGACGGGACATTGCCGAGCAGCGCAACTACAGCGAGGCCGTTGCTGAAACCATCGACCGCGAGGTCTCCCAGTTGATCGATGACGCCCACCACCGGGCCCAGGACATGCTGGCGCGAAATCGTGGCCTGCTCGAGAAGCTGTCGGAGACCCTGATCGAGGTCGAGACACTCGACGCCGAGGCCTTCGAGCGCTACGTCGACGAATACCAGGGGCGCACGCCGGCGACGCAAAGCGATCCGCAACCCGCGCCGCCAGGTCCGTCGCCGGCGCCGGCAGCGCCGGCATCTCCCCCGGACCCGCCGGCGGAGCCTACACCCGCGCCCAAGCAGCGGCCCGCGGAGGGCGCCGCCGGCTAG